One genomic segment of Vibrio sp. SCSIO 43136 includes these proteins:
- a CDS encoding error-prone DNA polymerase, whose product MQYAELFCQSNFSFLHGASHAEELAIQADFLQYAGLAITDECSVAGVVRAHTAIKDHNLAIKLVIGSLFHFEDELSLILLCPHRQAYAELCRVITNARRRSEKGEYQLTEWDLMSVKHCLVLWLPKHNDKDRHWAKWLNHYFRDRLWLGIQRHLTANEHHYLKHCRELAQQYHIPITACGGVLMHNANRLPLQHVLAALKHGTNVTKAGKRLQANTERTLRSKEKLSKLFEPQWLAESMRILERCQFSLEELKYEYPSELVPDGYSAMSYLRHLVSHGAKLRFPEGVPQSIQSTIDKELQLIEELNYPFYFLTIHDLVMFAKRKKILYQGRGSAANSVVCYCLEITSVDPRQISVLFERFISKERNEPPDIDVDFEHERREEVIQYLYQKYGRERAALAATVISYRFKSAVRDVGKALGIAEAQLDYFIKNTNRRDRSQNWQAQIVQLGLDPDSSTGQHFIHLVNEIMGFPRHLSQHVGGFVIASGPLYELVPVENAAMQDRTVIQWDKDDLESLGLMKVDVLALGMLSAIRKCFDLIKTHHGHELSIAELTRRQDDPAVYQRLQHADTVGVFQIESRAQMSMLPRLKPACYYDLVIQIAIVRPGPIQGDMVHPFLKRRDGKEQISYPSPEVREVLERTLGVPIFQEQVIKLAMVAAGFSGGEADQLRRAMASWKKTGQLMQFKTKLIDGMQARGYPIEFAQRLFDQICGFGEYGFPESHSASFAVLAYASAWLKHYYPHAFYVALLNSQPMGFYSPSQLIQDARRHGVTVLPVCANYSSYEHLLVNQGERLVIRLGLRLIKGLSAAGAAALLSHRPKAGYQHAHQLRHIGISDKDLAHLASADALKSFAGDRFNARWQLMDNLEDLPLFKGLSQPDESFVHQPDELETLTEDYAATGLSLNKHPITLLEEAGKLGRFTRHRDLVNTDHQSLVHVVGVVTGKQSPGTAAGVTFFTLEDDTGNINVVVWAGTARAQKQAYLTAKILKVSGILEREGEVTHVIAGKLTDMTEHLAQFKSKSRDFH is encoded by the coding sequence ATGCAATACGCTGAACTTTTCTGCCAAAGTAATTTCTCTTTTCTGCATGGTGCATCACATGCAGAAGAGCTAGCCATCCAAGCGGACTTTTTGCAGTACGCTGGGCTTGCCATCACGGATGAGTGTTCCGTGGCAGGCGTGGTCCGAGCCCATACCGCTATCAAAGACCACAACTTAGCCATCAAATTAGTGATTGGTAGTTTGTTTCACTTCGAAGATGAACTCTCGCTCATTTTGCTTTGTCCGCATCGTCAAGCCTACGCAGAGCTTTGCCGAGTCATCACCAATGCACGCCGTCGTAGTGAGAAAGGTGAGTACCAACTCACCGAGTGGGATCTCATGTCCGTCAAACACTGCCTTGTGCTCTGGCTGCCCAAACATAACGATAAAGATCGTCATTGGGCAAAGTGGCTCAACCACTACTTTCGAGATCGTCTATGGCTTGGTATTCAGCGCCACCTCACGGCCAATGAACATCACTACCTCAAGCACTGTCGAGAACTGGCTCAGCAATACCACATCCCGATAACGGCCTGTGGTGGAGTATTGATGCACAACGCTAATCGCCTACCGCTGCAACACGTTTTAGCCGCATTAAAGCACGGCACTAATGTCACCAAAGCGGGCAAACGACTCCAAGCCAATACTGAGCGCACGCTTCGTTCTAAAGAAAAGCTCAGTAAACTGTTTGAGCCCCAGTGGCTTGCAGAAAGCATGCGCATTTTAGAACGCTGCCAATTCAGCCTTGAGGAGCTCAAATACGAGTACCCAAGTGAACTCGTACCCGATGGCTATAGCGCCATGAGTTACTTGCGCCATCTCGTGAGTCATGGCGCTAAGCTGCGCTTTCCCGAAGGTGTACCGCAAAGCATTCAAAGCACTATAGATAAAGAGCTACAACTGATTGAAGAGCTTAACTACCCTTTTTACTTTCTCACCATCCATGATTTGGTTATGTTCGCCAAACGGAAAAAAATTCTCTATCAAGGGCGAGGCTCAGCGGCAAACTCGGTGGTCTGCTACTGCTTGGAAATCACTTCCGTGGACCCACGACAGATCTCAGTCCTATTTGAACGCTTCATCAGTAAAGAGCGTAACGAACCACCTGATATTGATGTGGATTTTGAACACGAACGCCGTGAAGAGGTGATCCAATACCTGTATCAAAAATATGGTCGTGAACGAGCTGCACTCGCCGCAACTGTGATCTCTTATCGCTTTAAAAGTGCCGTACGAGACGTAGGCAAAGCACTTGGCATTGCTGAAGCGCAACTGGATTACTTCATTAAAAACACCAATCGTCGAGATCGTAGCCAAAATTGGCAAGCCCAGATCGTGCAGCTTGGACTGGACCCTGACTCCTCAACGGGCCAGCACTTTATCCACTTGGTTAATGAGATCATGGGTTTTCCTCGCCACCTATCTCAACACGTTGGTGGCTTTGTCATCGCATCCGGCCCGCTGTATGAGCTAGTGCCAGTCGAAAATGCCGCCATGCAAGATCGCACCGTCATTCAGTGGGATAAAGACGATCTGGAAAGTCTCGGCTTGATGAAAGTTGATGTATTAGCGCTTGGCATGCTCAGTGCGATACGCAAATGCTTTGATCTTATTAAAACCCATCACGGGCATGAACTCTCGATTGCCGAACTCACTCGCCGTCAAGACGACCCTGCGGTTTACCAACGACTGCAACACGCCGATACCGTTGGCGTATTCCAAATTGAGTCTCGTGCACAAATGAGCATGCTGCCAAGGTTAAAACCGGCCTGCTACTACGATCTAGTGATCCAAATTGCCATCGTCCGCCCCGGGCCGATCCAAGGGGATATGGTGCACCCTTTCCTCAAACGTCGTGATGGCAAAGAACAAATCAGCTACCCATCGCCAGAAGTTCGAGAAGTACTAGAACGCACGCTTGGAGTGCCTATTTTCCAAGAACAAGTCATCAAACTTGCTATGGTGGCCGCAGGTTTCTCTGGCGGCGAAGCGGATCAGCTACGCCGAGCGATGGCATCGTGGAAGAAAACAGGGCAACTGATGCAATTTAAAACCAAGCTTATCGATGGTATGCAAGCTCGAGGTTATCCGATTGAGTTTGCCCAGCGGTTATTTGATCAGATCTGTGGCTTTGGTGAATATGGTTTTCCTGAAAGCCACTCCGCCTCATTTGCTGTATTGGCTTATGCCTCTGCATGGTTAAAGCACTATTATCCGCATGCGTTTTATGTGGCCTTGCTTAACAGTCAGCCGATGGGATTTTACAGCCCATCGCAGCTTATCCAAGATGCCAGACGTCACGGTGTCACCGTATTACCCGTTTGTGCTAACTACTCTAGCTATGAGCATCTACTCGTCAACCAAGGAGAACGTTTGGTGATTCGTCTTGGTCTTAGGCTTATCAAAGGCTTGAGTGCCGCTGGCGCAGCCGCACTCTTGAGCCATCGGCCAAAAGCAGGTTACCAACATGCACATCAGCTGAGACACATCGGTATCAGCGATAAAGATTTAGCTCACCTTGCCTCTGCCGATGCCCTGAAAAGCTTTGCCGGAGACCGTTTCAATGCCCGCTGGCAGTTAATGGATAATTTAGAAGATCTGCCCTTGTTTAAGGGCTTATCTCAGCCTGATGAAAGCTTTGTCCACCAACCAGATGAGCTAGAAACCCTCACGGAAGATTACGCCGCCACTGGGCTTTCACTCAATAAACACCCTATCACCTTGCTTGAAGAAGCTGGAAAACTGGGACGTTTTACCCGCCATCGGGATTTAGTCAACACTGATCATCAATCACTGGTACATGTGGTGGGTGTTGTCACTGGTAAACAATCACCCGGCACGGCAGCGGGGGTAACATTTTTCACTTTAGAAGATGACACCGGAAACATTAACGTCGTCGTTTGGGCGGGAACCGCCAGAGCGCAGAAGCAAGCTTACCTCACAGCAAAGATTTTGAAAGTTAGCGGTATTTTAGAGCGAGAAGGAGAAGTTACCCACGTGATCGCAGGTAAGCTTACCGATATGACCGAGCACTTAGCTCAGTTTAAAAGCAAGTCTAGGGATTTCCATTAA
- a CDS encoding DNA polymerase Y family protein, translating into MALWLYLYFPYLQLDTLCPTSEQDQQAVLIVDGQNNHIVQASTSALSKGINIGMGIATAASLCPDLKLYPYMAQTESTRLKEIAQQLYLVTSDIVLKEPNGLLLKVSDMLTLYTDLPNYWQVIQSQLTLFQCRFHYATAYSSTAAELLACNGYDQLITDENQLKNQLRRYAINHTHLEAKAVEKLNRVGVRRLGDLLDLPWAELAKRFDHQLVTYLGRLLGQFHEGVNFYHPPQVFHRQLDLLYELENLQHLNKPLFKLLKQLEHYLKRRDMLALGLTLSFGLRDGEELTVTIQAAQGEYLAKRWWQLAELKFESVKLSSPVLVVKLEAGQLIAQSGQGQDMFVGQQGEINAHELLSILQAKLGDSAVQGICLADDPRPEKGNRVCSPLSKPQENVTALPMRPSVLLSHPAPLKEKVTLLHGPERIATGWWDDEQVVRDYFIARTDTGRWLWVYRTPAQQWFLHGLFS; encoded by the coding sequence ATGGCCCTATGGTTATACCTCTACTTCCCCTACTTACAGCTTGATACGCTTTGCCCTACTTCAGAGCAAGATCAGCAAGCGGTATTGATAGTGGATGGACAAAATAATCACATTGTCCAAGCCAGCACCTCGGCTCTCAGCAAAGGAATTAACATCGGTATGGGCATTGCTACCGCCGCATCATTATGTCCAGATTTAAAGCTCTACCCGTACATGGCTCAAACTGAATCAACACGCTTGAAAGAGATTGCCCAGCAACTTTATCTGGTGACCTCCGATATCGTGTTAAAAGAGCCTAATGGCCTATTGCTAAAAGTGAGTGATATGCTGACCTTATACACTGATCTGCCAAACTACTGGCAGGTGATACAGTCTCAGCTCACTCTCTTTCAGTGTCGCTTTCATTACGCTACCGCCTACTCTTCCACGGCGGCAGAACTGCTGGCGTGCAATGGCTATGATCAACTCATCACCGATGAGAATCAGCTTAAAAACCAATTGCGTCGCTACGCCATAAACCATACGCACTTAGAAGCCAAAGCGGTCGAAAAACTCAACCGTGTCGGGGTCCGTCGTCTCGGGGATCTTTTGGATCTTCCATGGGCTGAATTAGCCAAACGATTTGATCACCAACTGGTCACCTACTTAGGCCGATTGTTGGGTCAATTTCATGAGGGTGTAAATTTCTACCATCCCCCACAGGTGTTTCATCGCCAGCTCGATTTACTCTACGAGCTGGAAAATCTACAACACCTAAATAAGCCGCTGTTCAAGCTGCTCAAACAGCTTGAACACTATCTCAAGCGCCGAGATATGTTAGCACTAGGTCTAACCCTGAGTTTTGGGTTGCGTGATGGTGAAGAGCTCACCGTCACGATTCAAGCAGCGCAAGGAGAATATCTTGCCAAGCGGTGGTGGCAGTTAGCCGAATTAAAGTTTGAGTCCGTCAAGCTGTCTAGCCCTGTGCTTGTGGTCAAACTTGAAGCTGGTCAGCTCATCGCACAAAGTGGCCAAGGCCAAGATATGTTTGTGGGGCAACAAGGAGAGATCAATGCACATGAGCTGCTGTCCATATTGCAAGCCAAGTTAGGCGATAGTGCCGTACAAGGGATCTGCTTGGCTGACGACCCTCGCCCAGAAAAAGGCAATCGAGTGTGTTCACCACTTTCAAAACCGCAGGAAAACGTGACCGCTCTACCGATGCGTCCGAGTGTACTACTCAGCCACCCTGCACCACTGAAAGAAAAAGTGACACTACTCCACGGCCCAGAGCGTATTGCGACTGGGTGGTGGGATGATGAGCAAGTCGTCCGAGATTACTTCATAGCCCGAACCGATACTGGCCGCTGGTTATGGGTCTATCGAACCCCTGCTCAGCAGTGGTTCTTGCATGGTCTGTTTAGCTAG
- the imuA gene encoding translesion DNA synthesis-associated protein ImuA — translation MHELIENLQRKQWLWQGNQQQSQPDVLPSGYPELDEKLNGGLPKVGLIEIQAQPGIGELRLLKPYLQQASSARLNVFIAPPGQLCAEFFSAQGFNIENILIIRPKQEKEALWAAEQCAKSGACAHVILWQQKLNIQQAKRLQLACDQGQCSQIIFKRPMANSFPLPVSLSMRLEAHPQGLICQITKRKGGWPQGKFVIDFTEQWSALAQASQPNTVVPFPLRKRG, via the coding sequence ATGCATGAACTGATCGAAAATTTGCAGCGTAAACAGTGGCTTTGGCAAGGTAATCAACAACAAAGCCAGCCCGATGTATTGCCAAGTGGTTACCCTGAACTGGATGAAAAACTCAATGGTGGCTTACCGAAAGTCGGTCTGATTGAGATCCAAGCGCAACCAGGCATTGGTGAATTACGCCTACTCAAACCTTACTTGCAACAGGCGTCCAGCGCACGTTTGAATGTGTTTATTGCGCCTCCAGGGCAGCTATGCGCAGAGTTCTTTTCTGCACAAGGGTTTAATATTGAAAACATTTTAATCATTCGACCAAAACAGGAAAAAGAAGCCTTGTGGGCGGCGGAGCAGTGTGCCAAAAGTGGCGCTTGTGCTCACGTTATTTTGTGGCAGCAAAAACTCAACATTCAACAAGCCAAACGCCTGCAATTAGCCTGTGATCAGGGCCAATGCAGTCAGATCATTTTTAAGCGCCCCATGGCCAACAGCTTTCCATTACCGGTATCGTTGAGCATGCGCCTAGAAGCCCACCCACAAGGGCTCATCTGCCAGATCACTAAACGCAAAGGCGGCTGGCCACAAGGGAAGTTTGTCATCGACTTTACCGAGCAATGGTCTGCCCTTGCTCAGGCAAGTCAGCCCAATACTGTGGTGCCTTTCCCACTGCGTAAACGAGGTTGA